Below is a window of Photobacterium atrarenae DNA.
ATGTTGTAAAAGATTACTGCACGAAACAATTTCCTTGATCTAACACGAAGATCGTGTAGATTTATTTTTAATTAAACGTTCAATCAAAAAACATTTGAGTAACATTTATGCCGAAGGTAGGGATGCCAGAGATACGTCGTCCGCAGTTGGTCGAAGCGACCATGGCGGTCATTGATGAGGTCGGTTTGTCCGGGGCCAGTGTGGCTCTGATCAGCAGGAAGGCCGGGGTTTCCCCCGGGATCATCAATCATTATTTCGGTGGGAAGCATGGCTTGCTGGAAGAGACCATGCGCTCGGTCCTGCGTCAGTTGTCCGCGACCTCGATTGCTTATTTGAGCGCGGTTGACCCCCAGGATGTGACGGCACGGATCAAGGCGATTGTGGCGGCCAACTTCGACAGCTATCAGGTTGAAAATAAGGTGGTAAAAACCTGGCTGGCGTTTTGGGCTCAGTCGATGCATGACCCGGCGCTGTACCGGTTGCAGCGAGTGAATGAAAAACGCCTGCTATCCCATTTGCGGCGTGAGCTCAAGCGGGTGCTTCCGGCGCAGGACGCGGCGTTTGTTGCCCAGGGCATTGCGGCGCTGATCGACGGGATCTGGTTGCGCGGGGCATTGAATCCGGACGGCATTTGCCCGCAGCAGGCGCAGCGGATCATCCTGGATTATCTCGACAAGCAGCTGGTGGCGCTGAACGCATCAGGCCAGTGAGCACGATTGACATGCGGCCGGGCGGTCGCATCACGGCAATGACTAACGTAAGAATTCTGAAGGCAGTTTGATGAAAGTAAAATCTCTTTACCTCAATGGTCAGGCGGTTGAGACAACCTCTGGCGAAACCTTTTTGACCTACAACCCGGCGACTGGCGAGCCGCTGGCGGAAATCGGTCAGGCTTCAAGCGAAGATGTTGAGCGCGCGATTGCCTCGGCGCACGAAGGCTTCAAAGTCTGGTCGGCCATGAGCGGTGCCGAACGGGGCCGGATCCTGATGCGCGCCGTCGCGATCCTGCGTGAACGCAACGACGAGCTGGCTGCCCTGGAAGTGAAAGATACCGGTAAGCCGCTGCAAGAAGCCATTGAGGTTGATATTACGACCGGCGCCGATGTGATTGAGTATTACGCCGGGCTGGCTGCGACCATTCACGGTCAGCAGCAGGATCTGGGTCACAACCAGTTTTTCTACACCCGTCGCGAGCCGCTGGGTGTGTGTGCCGGGATCGGTGCCTGGAACTATCCGATCCAGATCGCGATGTGGAAATCCGCGCCGGCGCTGGCGGCCGGGAACGCGATGGTGTTTAAGCCGTCGGAAGAAACCCCGCTGACCGCTCTGAAACTGGCAGAAATTTTCACCGAAGCTGGGGTGCCGGATGGCGTGTTTAACGTGGTGCAGGGCGATTACCGGGTTGGTCAGATGTTGTCGCGCCACCCGGACATTGCCAAAGTCTCCTTTACCGGCGAATGCGGTACCGGTAAGAAAGTGATGGCCGATGCGGCGGGTACACTGAAAGACATCACCATGGAGCTGGGCGGTAAATCGCCGCTGGTGGTATTCGATGATGCCAGCCTGGATAACGCGGTCTCTGCCGCCATGATGGCGAACTTCTACACCCAGGGCGAAGTGTGTACACACGGTACCCGGGTGTTTGTTCATGACTCAATTTATGATGCGTTCCTGGAACAGCTGGCAGCGCGCACGGCCAAGTTGGTGATTGGCGATCCGGCGGATATGCACACCCAGATTGGCGCGCTGATCTCCCGAGATCACATGGAAAAAGTGCTGGGCTTTATTGAAGCCGGTAAGACATCCGGGGCCCGACTGATCTGCGGCGGTGCGCGGGAAACCGGCAATGGCCTGGAGAACGGTAACTTTGTCCAGCCGACCATTTTTGCCGACTGCACCGATGACATGCCGCAGGTGAAAGAAGAAATTTTTGGTCCGGTGATGTCGGTGCTGCGCTTTAGCGATGAAGCAGAAGTCATTCGCCGTGCCAACGATACCCAGTACGGCCTGGCTGCAGGGGTCTTTACCCAGAACCTGTCACGTGCCCACCGGGTGATTGCTCAAATCGAAGCCGGGATTTGTTGGGTCAATACCTGGGGTGGCTCACCTGCGGAGATGCCGGTCGGTGGCTACAAGCAATCGGGGATTGGTCGTGAGAACGGGATCGAAACCCTGAACCACTATACCCAGAACAAGAGCGTTCTGATTGAACTGGGCGATCTTGAATGTCCGTATGACTAACGCGCTGGCCCCGGTGCTAACCGGGGCTTTTCACAGCCAGAAGACAGCATGACAGGAGAGCTCAAATGACTACAACATATGATTACATTATTGTCGGTGCCGGCTCAGCCGGGTGTGTGCTAGCGGACCGACTGACCGCTTCGGGCGAGCACAAGGTGCTGCTGTTAGAAGCGGGCGGTACGGATCGCAGCATTTTTATCCAGATGCCGACCGCGCTGTCGTATCCGATGAACAGTGACCGATATGCCTGGCAGTTTGAAACCCAGCCGGAAGCCGGACTTGATGATCGCCAGCTGCATTGTCCGCGCGGCAAGGTCCTGGGTGGCAGCTCATCCATCAACGGGATGGTTTATGTCCGCGGACATGCCTGCGACTTTGATGAATGGGCTGAACACGGCGCCGAGGGCTGGCGCTATCAGGACTGTCTGCCGTATTTCCGTCGCGCCGAGTCCTGGATTGGCGGCGAAGATGATTACCGTGGTGGCGATGGCCCGGTGGCCACCTGTAACGGCAACGACATGAAACTCAACCCGCTGTACGAGGCATTCATTGATGCCGGTCAGGAAGCGGGTTACCCGAAAACCGATGATTACAACGGTTATCAGCAAGAAGGCTTTGGCCCGATGCATATGACGGTTAATCACGGCGTGCGGGCATCGACTTCAAACGCCTATCTGCGCCGGGCGATGAAGCGTCGTAATCTGACGCTGAAAACCGGTGTGGTGACCCGAAAAGTGCTGTTGAAAAACAAGCAGGCGATCGGGGTGGAGATTGAAAAGGGCGGCAAGATCGAATCGATTTACGCCAATACCGAAGTGCTGCTTTCGGCCGGTTCAGTCGGCTCACCGCAACTGCTGCAACTGTCCGGCATTGGCCCGAAAGCTGTGCTGGAGCAGGCCGGTGTTGACGTGGCCCACGAGCTGCCAGGCGTCGGCGAAAACCTGCAGGATCACCTGGAAGTCTATTTCCAGTATGAGTGCGAGCAGCCGATCACCCTCAACAGCAAGCTGGGGCTGATCAGCAAAGGCTTGATCGGCACCCGCTGGATCCTGCGCAAAGACGGCCTGGGCGCCACCAACCATTTTGAATCCTGTGCCTTCATTCGCTCTCGCGCCGGACTGAAATGGCCGAATATCCAGTACCACTTCCTGCCGGCAGCCATGCGCTATGACGGTCAGGCGGCCTTTGATGGCCACGGTTTCCAGGTCCACGTCGGTCCGAATAAACCGGAAAGTCGTGGCCGGGTCTGGATTGGCTCTGCGGATCCGTACCAGAAGCCGAACATTGAATTTAACTACATCAGTACCGAGCAGGATCGCCAGGATTGGCGCGACTGTATTCGCCTGACCCGTGAAATTCTCGCCCAGCCGGCGATGGATCCATATCGCGGCACCGAGATCCAGCCGGGTGAGGCGGTGAATACGGATGCTGAAATCGACGCCTGGGTGCGCCAGAATGTCGAAAGCGCCTACCACCCTTCCTGTACCTGCAAAATGGGCGCGGACACCGACCCGATGGCGGTGCTGAACTCAGCTTGCCAGGTTCGTGGCATTGACGGCTTGCGCGTGGTTGACTCCTCCGTTTTCCCGACCATCCCGAACGGCAACCTCAATGCGCCGACCATCATGGTGGCGGAAAAAGTGGCCGATGCCATTTTGGGGAACACACCACTGGCTCCTTCTGATGCACCGACCTGGATCGCGCCGAACTGGGAAAGCCAGCAGCGCTCCGGCCAGGCGAAGCGCCCGCTGGAGAACAGTCAACAACCAGCAGCTGTCGTAAGCTGACCGAGTTGTCCGCCGGGCCCTAGCTGAGTAGACGCTTCAGGAGCCCGGCGAAAGTAAGACGGACGGCGAGTATTCGCCGAATTGAATCACACAGGCTTATCTTCTGCGACGCCATGACAGCGGGCAGGGAGGCGCCTGGGGCCTTTTGCGGCCTGAAAAACCTAAAAAGATAAAACGGAGAAAAGGAAAAGTCATGAAGACAAATACAACCCTGAAAACACTGGTTATGGGTAGTTCGGCTCTGGCTCTGAGCCTTTCCGCTTCTGGCGCGATTGCTGCCCAGTGCGAGACTGTACGATTTTCCGATGTCGGCTGGACCGATATTACCGCCACCACTGCAGTGACTAGCGAAGTCCTGAAAGGCCTGGGATACAAGACCTCGACCCAGTTGCTGTCTGTACCGGTGACTTACTCCTCTATGGCGAACAAAGATATCGACGTTTTCCTCGGTAACTGGATGCCGACCATGGAAGCCGATATTGCCAAATATCGCGCTAACGGTACGGTTGAAACGGTTCGTGCCAACCTGGAAGGGGCGAAATATACCCTTGCGGTGCCGAAATACGTCTATGACGCCGGGGTGCACAGCTTTGCTGATCTGGCGAAGTATGAAGACAAGTTCCGTGGCCGCATCTACGGCATTGAACCGGGCAACGACGGCAACCGCCTGATCCAGAAAATGATCGATGACAACGCGTTCGGCCTGGAAGATTTCCGCCTGGTGGAATCGAGCGAAGCGGGCATGGTGTCGCAGGTCAAGCGTGCGGTGAATCGTGAGCAGTGGATCGCCTTCCTGGGCTGGGCGCCGCACCCGATGAACAGCAACTTTGAGCTGGTTTATCTCGATGGCGGCGACGACTACTTCGGTCCGAACTACGGCGGTGCCAACGTTTATACCAACGTCCGTCAGGACTACCTGGAGACCTGTCCGAATGTTGGCCAGTTGCTGAAAAATCTTGAATTCACCCTGGAGATGGAAAACCAGCTGATGGGTGACATCCTCAATGACAACGTCAAGCCGAACAAGGCGGCGAAAGCCTGGCTGAAAGCCAACCCGCAAGCGCTGGAAAAATGGCTGGACAAGGTGAAAGCCCGTGATGGCGGTGATGCCACTGCAGCGGTAACGCGCTATCTGAAAAGCTAAGCACAGAAATCAGCCCTGCCCTTGCGGCCGTAAGAATCTGTATGGCCGCAAGGGCAGGGCGATGAAAACAACGAAGACTAGAAAGTAAAAACAGACCCCGAATAAGGAGTTCCCGTGGACTTTATCACAGAGCATAAGATCCCGCTTGGTAGCTGGATGGCGACTTTTGTCGATTGGCTGACCTACAATGCCGCCGGATTTTTTGACTCGCTCTCATACAGCCTGGAAACCATCATCATGCTGTTGGTGGACCTTTTCAAATGGTTTCCGCCAGCTGTGCCGATTGCCATGACTGCTGCACTGGCTTGGTTCCTGCACCGCAGCCTGCCGCTGGTCGGTTTTGTGGTGGCATCCTTGCTGCTGATTATGAACCTGGGTTACTGGCCTGAAATGCTGGAGACCTTTGTACTGGTGCTGACCGCCACCATGATCTCGGTGCTGGTCGGGGTTCCGGTCGGCATTGCAGCGGCGCACAAGCCGTGGCTTTACACCATTATGCGACCGATCCTGGATCTGATGCAGACGATCCCGACCTTTGTTTACCTGATCCCAACCCTGGTGCTGTTCGGCCTTGGCGTGGTCCCGGGACTTATCTCTACCATTATCTTTGCCATTGCCGCACCGATCCGCCTGACCTATCTCGGGATCAGCCGTGTTCCGGAAGAGCTGGTCGAAGCGGGTAAGGCCTTCGGGGCCAACCGGTGGAAGCTGCTGTTCAAAGTGGAGCTGCCGGCGGCAATGCCAAACATTATGGCAGGGATCACCCAGTGCATCATGCTGTCGCTGTCGATGGTGGTGATTTCGGCCCTGGTGGGTGCCGACGGATTGGGTAAACCGGTGATCCGAGCCCTGAACACCGTCAACATTTCGCAGGGCTTCGAAGCGGGCCTGGCGATTGTTCTGGTCGCGATTATTTTGGACCGCCTGTGTAAAACCCCGAGCCAGAGTAAAGAGGGATAACCATGACTGCCATTCGAATTAAAAACCTCGACGTTATTTTTGGCCAGCAGAGTGCCAAGTCACTGGCGTTGCTCGACGAAGGCAAAAGCCGTCAGGAAATCATTGAGGCTACCGGCGATGTTGTCGGGGTGGATAATGTCAGCATGGATATCCAGGAAGGCGAGATTTGCGTGCTGATGGGGCTGTCCGGCTCCGGGAAGTCGAGCCTGCTGCGTACCATCAACGGCCTGAACCAGGTCAGCCGCGGTGCGCTGGAAGTGAAAGACGGGGATCGGATCATTGATCTGGCGACCTGTGATGCTGATCAGTTGCGTCACCTGCGCACGGAGCGCATTTCTATGGTGTTCCAGAAGTTCGCCCTGATGCCCTGGCTGACCGTGCTGGATAACGCCGCCTTCGGCCTGGAAATGCAGGGGATCGGCAAAGCCGAGCGCCGCCGCCGCGCGATGGAGAAGTTGGAGATGGTTGGCCTGGCCGAGTGGCAGGACAAGTATCCGCACGAACTGTCCGGCGGGATGCAGCAGCGTGTCGGTCTGGCCCGCGCTTTTACCATGGACAGTGACATCCTGCTGATGGATGAGCCGTTCTCGGCACTTGACCCATTGATCCGTAGCCAGCTGCAGGATGAGCTGCTGGTACTGCAACGCAAGCTGAACAAGACCATTGTATTCGTCAGCCATGATCTGGATGAAGCGCTGAAAATCGGCAACAACATTGCCATCATGGAATCAGGCAAACTGATCCAGCACGGCAAGCCGGAAGAGATTGTGCTCAAGCCAAACACCCGGTACGTCCAGGATTTTGTCGCTCATACCAACCCGCTGAACGTACTGCGCGGCCGCTCGTTGATGACCGACGCCGGGGCACTGGAGAAGCTGGATGATATGTTGGTACTGAACCGGAATGATAAGACCTGCGTCAGCACTTCAGCAGAAGGCGAAGTGCTGGCGGTGACCCGTCAGGATGAAACCCTGAGCCTACAGCAGTGGCAGGAAGGGGATAACCTGGATGCGCTGGAAGCGAACCAGGTGGTGATGACCACGCCGGACATCTCGATGCGTGACGCATTGGAAATCCGCTACCGTACCGGCCAGCCGATCCTGCTGGGCACCCAGAAACGTCTCGAAGGCGTGCTGTCGGACAACGATTTCTATCATGCCTTGCTCGGAAAACACTTCTCAGCCGAGCTGGCATAACGCGCGACAGTATCTCATACATTGAAACCAAAACGGCGACCTTCGGGTCGCCGTTTTTGCTTTCAGGAGAGGGGGATTGTAATGCGCAAATGGCCGGGAAGCATCGGTCTCGATTTGAAATGAGTGGTTAATTGAATGAATAGAGGGGAGAAGAAATAAAAAATATGAATCATATCAATATATTGGTTTGAATTGGTTGATGGTTTTTATGCGTCTGATTTAGTATCTTGCACTTTATGAAACTAATTGACTATTTAAAGGGATAAAGAGTGAAGCTAGGTTCTGTTTTTAAGCTCTCTGTGGTTGCGGCGAGCGTTGCGCTGATTGTCGGCTGTAATGATGATGATTCTTCATCTAAGAAATCGATTGAAAACAAAGAAGGGGCTATCAGCACGCAAATTCTGCCGGTGGTTTCCGTTGAAAAAATTGCTGAAGGTGATACGCAATGTCCAGCCGGTGGGATTAAAGTGCTGTCTGGTCTTGATGAAAACCAAAATGATGAACTGGATGAAGCGGAGGTTTCCTCGACGCAGTATGTTTGTCACAGTCAAGATGGCAATAACGGGGAAGATGGCAATACAGCGTATGATGCTTTAGTGGCGGTGGTTGCGGTTGCCAAAGAAGATAACACCTGTGCCATTGGTGGGCAAAAAGTGCTGGTTGGGTTAGACACCAATCGGAACAGCGTCTTGGATGCGGATGAAGTTCAAAAAACGCAGTACCTGTGTAGTACAGGCACGGTAGACACCCCGGCACCAATCATCAATGCCCTCACAGCATCGGCGTCAACGGCTTATCCGGGCCAGACGGTCACGCTGAGTGCAACGATTTCGAATCTGTTGAACACAGATAAAGTGATTTGGACCGATGCATCCGGTAATGAACTGGCGCCGAAAGATCCGGCTCAGCCAGAGGTGATTGAAATTGTTGCTTGCGAGGC
It encodes the following:
- the betI gene encoding transcriptional regulator BetI encodes the protein MPKVGMPEIRRPQLVEATMAVIDEVGLSGASVALISRKAGVSPGIINHYFGGKHGLLEETMRSVLRQLSATSIAYLSAVDPQDVTARIKAIVAANFDSYQVENKVVKTWLAFWAQSMHDPALYRLQRVNEKRLLSHLRRELKRVLPAQDAAFVAQGIAALIDGIWLRGALNPDGICPQQAQRIILDYLDKQLVALNASGQ
- the betB gene encoding betaine-aldehyde dehydrogenase, which encodes MKVKSLYLNGQAVETTSGETFLTYNPATGEPLAEIGQASSEDVERAIASAHEGFKVWSAMSGAERGRILMRAVAILRERNDELAALEVKDTGKPLQEAIEVDITTGADVIEYYAGLAATIHGQQQDLGHNQFFYTRREPLGVCAGIGAWNYPIQIAMWKSAPALAAGNAMVFKPSEETPLTALKLAEIFTEAGVPDGVFNVVQGDYRVGQMLSRHPDIAKVSFTGECGTGKKVMADAAGTLKDITMELGGKSPLVVFDDASLDNAVSAAMMANFYTQGEVCTHGTRVFVHDSIYDAFLEQLAARTAKLVIGDPADMHTQIGALISRDHMEKVLGFIEAGKTSGARLICGGARETGNGLENGNFVQPTIFADCTDDMPQVKEEIFGPVMSVLRFSDEAEVIRRANDTQYGLAAGVFTQNLSRAHRVIAQIEAGICWVNTWGGSPAEMPVGGYKQSGIGRENGIETLNHYTQNKSVLIELGDLECPYD
- the betA gene encoding choline dehydrogenase, with the protein product MTTTYDYIIVGAGSAGCVLADRLTASGEHKVLLLEAGGTDRSIFIQMPTALSYPMNSDRYAWQFETQPEAGLDDRQLHCPRGKVLGGSSSINGMVYVRGHACDFDEWAEHGAEGWRYQDCLPYFRRAESWIGGEDDYRGGDGPVATCNGNDMKLNPLYEAFIDAGQEAGYPKTDDYNGYQQEGFGPMHMTVNHGVRASTSNAYLRRAMKRRNLTLKTGVVTRKVLLKNKQAIGVEIEKGGKIESIYANTEVLLSAGSVGSPQLLQLSGIGPKAVLEQAGVDVAHELPGVGENLQDHLEVYFQYECEQPITLNSKLGLISKGLIGTRWILRKDGLGATNHFESCAFIRSRAGLKWPNIQYHFLPAAMRYDGQAAFDGHGFQVHVGPNKPESRGRVWIGSADPYQKPNIEFNYISTEQDRQDWRDCIRLTREILAQPAMDPYRGTEIQPGEAVNTDAEIDAWVRQNVESAYHPSCTCKMGADTDPMAVLNSACQVRGIDGLRVVDSSVFPTIPNGNLNAPTIMVAEKVADAILGNTPLAPSDAPTWIAPNWESQQRSGQAKRPLENSQQPAAVVS
- a CDS encoding choline ABC transporter substrate-binding protein; protein product: MKTNTTLKTLVMGSSALALSLSASGAIAAQCETVRFSDVGWTDITATTAVTSEVLKGLGYKTSTQLLSVPVTYSSMANKDIDVFLGNWMPTMEADIAKYRANGTVETVRANLEGAKYTLAVPKYVYDAGVHSFADLAKYEDKFRGRIYGIEPGNDGNRLIQKMIDDNAFGLEDFRLVESSEAGMVSQVKRAVNREQWIAFLGWAPHPMNSNFELVYLDGGDDYFGPNYGGANVYTNVRQDYLETCPNVGQLLKNLEFTLEMENQLMGDILNDNVKPNKAAKAWLKANPQALEKWLDKVKARDGGDATAAVTRYLKS
- the choW gene encoding choline ABC transporter permease subunit, whose protein sequence is MDFITEHKIPLGSWMATFVDWLTYNAAGFFDSLSYSLETIIMLLVDLFKWFPPAVPIAMTAALAWFLHRSLPLVGFVVASLLLIMNLGYWPEMLETFVLVLTATMISVLVGVPVGIAAAHKPWLYTIMRPILDLMQTIPTFVYLIPTLVLFGLGVVPGLISTIIFAIAAPIRLTYLGISRVPEELVEAGKAFGANRWKLLFKVELPAAMPNIMAGITQCIMLSLSMVVISALVGADGLGKPVIRALNTVNISQGFEAGLAIVLVAIILDRLCKTPSQSKEG
- the choV gene encoding choline ABC transporter ATP-binding protein, which gives rise to MTAIRIKNLDVIFGQQSAKSLALLDEGKSRQEIIEATGDVVGVDNVSMDIQEGEICVLMGLSGSGKSSLLRTINGLNQVSRGALEVKDGDRIIDLATCDADQLRHLRTERISMVFQKFALMPWLTVLDNAAFGLEMQGIGKAERRRRAMEKLEMVGLAEWQDKYPHELSGGMQQRVGLARAFTMDSDILLMDEPFSALDPLIRSQLQDELLVLQRKLNKTIVFVSHDLDEALKIGNNIAIMESGKLIQHGKPEEIVLKPNTRYVQDFVAHTNPLNVLRGRSLMTDAGALEKLDDMLVLNRNDKTCVSTSAEGEVLAVTRQDETLSLQQWQEGDNLDALEANQVVMTTPDISMRDALEIRYRTGQPILLGTQKRLEGVLSDNDFYHALLGKHFSAELA